A segment of the Maylandia zebra isolate NMK-2024a linkage group LG2, Mzebra_GT3a, whole genome shotgun sequence genome:
CAGCTGGTGCTTGATTTTAGTGTTTCTCTTTGATAAACCGATATATCTCCATATTAAACACATATACAGAGATACACATAAACAGAGATATCTCCACATTAAACTGTTGCAGAACAGCTAACCACCTGCTGGGCTGAACCTGTTCTTATCCCTGTAGCACCTGCGCGCTCACCTGTGCAGTCCAGAAACACGAACTGCTCCTCCAGGTTCGGGTCTACGGTGCAGGTCCGGACCCCGGGCCGGCTCAGACCGCGACCCCCCGCGGCCCCAGAGCCCCTCTGCGCTCCCGCGGCAGAAGAACACGCGCTCCTCCACAGGTGGCGGCGGACGCACACCTGCAGGATCGTTAGCATCCCGACTGCCGCACGCGCACTCAGCACACGCGGAGGAGCCGACCTCTCTGCTTCAACTTCCTCCTGTGGACGTGACGTAAAGCtagtggtttgtttttgttccggtttaataaaaaataataatttacttaacatttactttattttttttaagcaatcAAAAATCAAACACTGCGCGTGAGATAGTGATAATAAAGTAATTCATAAATTCAGCCAAATGGAAAACGTTTTAAAAGTCGTGACGTCATAATGTCCTGCTATCTGAGACGTTAAGACAGGAGAGCTCACTCCGCCTTAAATTTAGACGcacaactttaaaaaacaaaaagcaaaaacaaagtgtTTACAGATTGGCCTTAATTAATTTGCTTATTTTATTCTTTAGCACAGACAATTCACAATAAATATTTGTCACCAGATAGTATTTAAGTCTTATTTGTGTCTTTACTCGTTAGGTGGAGAAGCCTGGAggcagctagcagctacaaccAAGTTACCTATGTGTTATTGATTGCTGTGGATGTAAAATCCCTCATCGTGTCTCCACGTACATTGAAAAGGTACTGTCATGCGTGGTTGGAGCCTTCTGAGTAACTCATTCAATGACCCCAGCTGGTGGTAAAGTAGGTGGTGGTGCAGCTGGATTGGAGCAGGGACTGGGTGCATCAGTCCAATCAGACACAGGGATAGTAAGGGGGCAGGTAAGAAAGAAGAGACATCAGGCAGAGTCAGTGCCAGTGTCAAGGGACTGACCagtagaatttaaaaaaaaaaaaaaaaaaaaccctgatagGAATCATCTCATTGAGAGGGAGCGGAAGGAAGTACTAAGGAGTGAGACCTCACGCTCATAGAGGATCTGCACACGTCCTGCCTGACTTTCTTTCTGCAGTTCCACTCGTTTCGGACACTTTCTCAACATGTTGAAGCTGAGCTGCTCTCTGAGGTCCGCCGCGCTACTCCTCAGacccgctgctgctgctcaggTGAGTCCAGCTGCAGCCCAGAACCAGCCCAGCAGGTCAGTGCACCGAATCTGCACCTTGACCCTGACAGTGCACGCACGTCCGAGCTGGAACATGTAAACTTTAACCTGTGCACACGCACATTCCTGCTCTAGACTTCATGTTTGTGAGCTCCGTGTGTGACCTGCTGAGCTTTGATCTGGGTCAAAGATCACAAGTTTAAAATTAACCAGCAGCAGAAAAGCAGTGGGTTCACGTGAATACGCACACGAGTACACACGGAGACACAAACAGAGCCTGCTCTGTGGTCCACGGTCACGTATCCCTCAGCTGCAGTGTTTTAAGGAgcccagcaggtggcagcaggATACAACTAAAACCGTTTCCATGACGACAGTTTTGTGTTGATTTTTATCAGGGTCTGTCCTCCCATGCTGGGTTCTGGATGTTCCTCTAACACTGGTCATATCTCTAACACAGATTAAAGGGCTCACATGCCCCCAATACAGACTTATAAACagattgttttgagttttttaatGTGGGACCCAAAAAGGCATGGGAGAAGGGGAGTGGTTAAATAAGAAACATCtctgacaaattaaaaacaaaaaaaacaaacaaacaaatgacttCCTGCTACCTTAAACATGCTTTAGCAGTTCTGGTTGTGGTTCTGGTTCCAGCCTTAGATGGTTCGTTATGCTGAAAAACTGCATCTCACAGAGGAGTTAGTGATATTAGGTAAACAGAAATAATTTCATGACCCTCAACCCCAATTTTATTTAGATAAAGGACAGTCTGATGgtacacactcatttgcttatttattataaaattacCCATTCACACTGTTAATCTTCATCCTGTCAGTTTATGAGGGAGTATAGCCCTGTACACACTTCTGTACACTTCtttcagcagtcacatcatcagtgATGTTTCCTGAAGTCATCCGGTGTTTCAGTCCTGTGACATCAGATGTCCTCGTTCAGGTGACCCAGCCAATGGCGATCGGTCCCTGACTTGTGCCCCAGCAGCATTGGCCCATGATTCAGACCTTTTGATCcaaatgtgtttctttgtttgctgaTTGGCTTGCGTGTTCTTGTTGCTGTATCATACAAACGCTGATTTTAGGACAACAGAAACCAGAATGTGTTTTGAGTATCGATGAACTCCATGCTCCTTCTTTTCTGTCAGAGTGAGACCTCTGCactcctccctcctctctgcaGCCACGTGCGCACTTCGGCACCGGTCCCCAGCAGAAACACAGAACCTTCTATGAGTTCCGCACCTACTGCATCCTCCCGGATCAGAATGCCGCCTTCCTCAAGCTGACCAATGAGAAGATCCACCTGCGCACTGCCCACTCCGAGCTGGTCGGCTACTGGAGCGTTGAGTACGGTGGCCTGAACAAGGCCTTCCACATATGGAAGTATGGTGAGGacctgtttcttcttctctcacacAATATGaaggtgtttcttcttcatggGGCTTTTAAAAGGTAACGGGTCCCTACCCACTCCTCAGACAGTTACGCCCAGCGGGCAGAGGTCCGGGCGACGCTCGCTCAGGATCCCGCCTGGGTGTCAGAGTACCTCTCCAAGGCCTTACCAATGCTGACGTCACAGGACAACGAAGTCACCTATATGGTTCCTTGGAGCCGCCTGCAAAGTCCGCTGCAAGAGGGTGGTAAGCCCCGCCCTCTGTGTTTCACGTGTCAGTGACATCATCCCCAGCTGGTCAACACTcacctgttttgtttgtttgtttcaggtgTGTACGAGCTGGTTTCTTTCCAGATGCGTCCTGGTGGACCAGCAGTTTGGGGAAAGGCCTTCCAGGCCGCTATCAATGCCCATGATGCACCTGGGTACGGCAAGCTGATAGGAGCTTTCCACTGCGAGTTTGGACTGCAAAATAGAGGTATTGAGGTGACGATGTCACTGTGAGTGATCATGGGACTGTGAGTGGTTGACAATGTCACTGTGTGCATCTCGTCAGTTCACGCCCTCTGGTGGTTCGAGAGCCCCGACCATAGAGCTGAAATCCGACACACAGCTCACCATGATGCCAGAGTGGTGGCTGCAGGTGAGACTCCGCCCATCATGACATCGCACACTGACAAAAATCCCTCATACATTAATCAATAATCGATAATCTGTGTCTTTCAGTGAGAAACAACATCGTCAATCTGGACTCTCAGAGGAACCAGCTCATGTTGCCGTGTCCTTTCTCGCCTCTGAAGTAACTTCCTGTCCTGATGCCCGCCTCTCACCCAGAACAAAGTTTAGCATGCAAACCTGATCTTTAGTTTGACCTACTTGGGCCTCTGTAGACACAGACGTGCTCAGCAGCAAGTGTTGGCGACAGCTAAAAGGTGGGCGGGGCTTATCTTTGCTTTAGGTTAACTGACTGGCTGCTTTAAAGTTTCAAAGTGTGAAAATAAACTGTCACGTGCCTCTCAGACTCTGTGGACTGTTTTTCCGCTCATGGATGGAATTATTTTCCACAAAGCTGGgactaaaaaatatttaaataaaggaGATGATTTACACGTCATTTCACGCCTGTTATCCGATAACATCTGGAGCAGTTTACACATTCACCTAACAGGTGAAAGGTCCCTCATTTGGCTCAGAGAGTGGTTGCATCAGGCATGTgtggagctacctgctgtgAATAAAGGAGCAGCCCAAAGTAGCTTTATATATGATAATATCTGGTACAAAGACAACATATAAAAAGGCTGAAAACTGAGAAGCAAGTAGAGCTGGGTTAAAATCTGGAgctttttaatgtaattttgaTCGTGTTGTTTTCTGAGAAAACTTAAATTTTATccaaaatgcactttttaagGCATTGTGTCTCCACGTGTGATGGGTGGCTGCTCAAAACAAGTTGGAACATGTGAAAATTCCCATTTTCACCTATTTTTAACACCAGGATCAACATCCAGTCCCTGTTCTTCCACCAAAGGGAGAGAGCATGTAATcggtctgtttgtttgtttgttagcagTCAGGCGTCCACAGTTTTAAGgtttcattttcaaattttgtgtGATGGTCGCAGGTCAAGGTCACAGCAACTGTGAAAATCAGTAGAAACTTTCTACTTCCCACAAAGGCCATTGGGTTGACTAAGCATTTGATCTTCATTGTTGGGATCCCAGGTCAAAGCTGaccttgaaaaaaacaaaacatggagtAATATATTATATGAAAAGACACAGAGACGCCATAACAGGTTGGTGGCATCGTGTGGTAATACAAACATCAAAGTTTTAATGCAGCCTTTAGCCTTCGGGGTGCGATGTGAGCTATGGATGCTCTCCTGTAATAGCAGTTTTACTAGTATTCAGGTAAaatcagctgattctgatgAAATGACCCTAAAAGCTTATTTAACCCTGTGGGAAAGCATCTCAttcaaaataaagaagaaaacttaAGATTTCTAGAATTTGAAGATTTCttggttttaacatgttttcttttctttcacacaAAAACTTCAAACTGTGTAAATCTGAATTCTGTCTTTACAGTTTAGACTTTATTTTTATGCATGTCCACCTCAGGGCCTTTAACCTTTGGCCACATGGATTATGAACAGTAACATTACTTGGTTCTTCCTTAAAAAGTGGGTGGACAAGCAGAAACCCGCAAACTGATCAGCACGGATAGCCAGCACGTCACAGAGAACTGCAGCAGAAGAAGTCTTTGCTTGAAATTTGATTTATTTGCTAATAAAAGCCTTTGAAACATGAAATGCTCACGATTGTTCTTCACTACATCATAGaaacatgtaaaaaataataataataaagaacatAGTGGCACAAATTTTGTTtccacaaacatttttttagtcATGAGTGTATATGAGAGGTCTGAGGAGATTCATcaggatccatccatccatcttcctgCCAGTTATCCGGGTTCAGATCAGTGGGgccagcagtctaagcagagacgTCCTTactgccctctccccacacaCCACCTCCCAGTCATCTGTGGGGATAGGGAGGTGTTCAGAAGCCTCCTACCTGTAGGGATATGGTCAAAATACCTCACAGAGGTGGTGTTCAGGATTGCTGGGTGAGATTCAGTGGCAGAAAAACTGATTCTGCTTTTTAAACTGAACTTTTCCAAACCTGAATTCATTTTTTACTGTTAGTGATTTAAAAAACCTAagagaggagtgtgtgtgtgggtgtgtgtgtgtgtgtgtcagagcgaAGTAAAGAGCCGGGTGGAGGCAGgagatttttttcagtttaatccTGGTTGTTCGGGTCGTAACAGCTCTTCATCCATCAGCCGCACGGTCAATAAACGTGATCAAGTTTGATTTCAGTGCAAAGACAAACTGATGGTGTTTGAACACTTCAAGTGCTGCAGTCACAGAGAGTCACCTTTAGCAGCTCGCCGATCGATCAGCAAGGCCGCTCATCAATACTGTAGTGTGCTTCAGAAGCTGATGAGGTATTTCACTGTTTCACACCCAAACTCACAAAACGGCTTTTCTTAGTatcctttctttaaaaaacaaaactataaaaatCAGTACATGTCTCCTCTGTATCAGGTGCTTTGATTGGCAGTTAAACACTACAGGAAACAGTTAATGactctgtcaaaataaaacaacaaattacaCATGTCTCTTTTCACTACACATATAAATAAAGTCTGACAGTAGAAACGGAatcaaattttttttgttttgttttgtttgtttttttaaacgtgtgattttattttttcaaacagCCCTCGGATTCTTCATCGTTTGTCACCAAAAACAGTCGCTCGCGTTCTTCGCATTCAATCAGGAAGAGAAGAAGAGTCTCGGAGCCGCGGGAGGTCTGAAGGCACTCGTTCAAGTGTTTAAGTCGGCGTTGTCGGCAAAGCGCTCCTCGCCTCCAGAGGAAATCATTTGCATTGACTGGCATAAGGCAGCAGGTGACTCCGCCCAccgccattttttttaaaaatcagtgtGACATCAGAGAAGAGGTAGGTGTCTTCTCTGCTGCGGGTCAAGTCCAGGCTGAAGCTTCAGCCTCACAGTGCGGTCACATGACGCTCTCCGACAGCCTGCCACCATCATGCGAGGCTCCGCTGGTCGAGCTCAGTACCGGGAGGTCGATGACGACGACGTCCTTCCGCCTCACAGAGTTGTCTTTGGAGTGATAGTCGTCGCTCTGATCCTTCGCGAAGTTTACAAACacctgaaagtacaaacatcagtCAGAGCCTCTGCAGGCCACACCCCCTTAGTACCTTCTTAGGTGCGTGCGAGTCTCTACCTGGTCCAGCGTGGTCTGAGTGACGGAGTAGTCCTCGATCCTCAGCGTCTCTTTATTTTTGGCCAGGATGGAGAAGATGTGAGCGAGCGAGGTGAGCGAGGACGGCAGCTGGTACTGCAGCATGTTCCGGTGCTTCTCCTTCAGCGTGCTGCCGCTCAGCTCGCTTTCAATGAACTTCATGACGGGCAGCAGGTCGGGGTTCGGCCCCGCCACCCGCAGGATGATGGTGTACCCATCGCCAAACCTGAGGCACAAAACCGGGAGTTCAACACTGAAGAtactcatttaaaataaactcaCATTAGAGGCTCTCTGAGCACAAACTTCTCTGACCGATCAATTTAAAAAGCTGGATTTGGAGGATGAATGTGTTTAAATGTAGCTGCTGTCGTGTGTCAGTGAGCGCTACCTGTTCTTCAGGTGCTGGACGCTGCCGAGACATCTGAACCGGCCGTTCACCATGATCGCCATCCTCGTGCACAGAGCCTCACATTCCTCCatgctgaaacacacacagccgCTTTAGTAAGCACACGCAGAGGGGACGCCAGCTGGTGTCACGATGACTGTTTAACATATGTTTGGCTGTGCTTGTAGATATCTATTACTGTTTTTATCACCAGCCAAAGGATTAGTCACTGATGACAGTGAGCAATTTTGGAATCAATAAAGATAAATCTGAACTGGAAATATAAAAGTGCCAAAAATGTTCTACAGATATGGTAAAAACATGTCTCAACCTTTCAAAATCTCTACCAACTAAACTGAGCGACTGGCAGACCCACTATGAGGACGCATTAACCATGAAACCATCCGCCTGTCCTCGTGTTTACCTGTGCGAGGTGAGGACGACGGAGCGGCCCTCCTTGATGACGCTGTGGATGCAGTTCCAGAGGGCTCGGCGGGCCTTGGGGTCCATACCCGTGGTCGG
Coding sequences within it:
- the nipsnap3a gene encoding protein NipSnap homolog 3A is translated as MLKLSCSLRSAALLLRPAAAAQPRAHFGTGPQQKHRTFYEFRTYCILPDQNAAFLKLTNEKIHLRTAHSELVGYWSVEYGGLNKAFHIWKYDSYAQRAEVRATLAQDPAWVSEYLSKALPMLTSQDNEVTYMVPWSRLQSPLQEGGVYELVSFQMRPGGPAVWGKAFQAAINAHDAPGYGKLIGAFHCEFGLQNRVHALWWFESPDHRAEIRHTAHHDARVVAAVRNNIVNLDSQRNQLMLPCPFSPLK